Genomic DNA from Prunus persica cultivar Lovell chromosome G1, Prunus_persica_NCBIv2, whole genome shotgun sequence:
ACAAATCTTAACAATACTCCAAGCCAAATAATCAAAGTCCACATTGGTGGGTTTTCCCTTGTCATAAAATTTGCAAACTCTGATGCACAATTTACATAAATATCGTAAGCATAGATCATAATCACAAATAATTATCAAACAAGGAGGTTTGCTAGCTtaaagaaacagaagaatCGACCTTTCCTCCACTGCAGGAACAAGACCTCTTGTCAAAGCCACTCCACCAACCTAAGACATGAAATATGTCATTTCTTCATTCCTATATAAAGTAAGCAAATATAGAGACTCATAGTCTATCTTGGTTGACAAACTTACCAACTGTATACTGCAAAACAATTTTCTTTGGAGGTCTATACGTCCTGTCAACAAACCACCAAGTGGTATTAAGGTATCAGATATTTGACCAAAAACATAAGAAGGTATCAGATAGAAAAACAGACTAggcaaaactaaaagaaacaTACCTGTTGAAAGAATGCTACTTGTTATGGCTTCTGCAAGGCCaaccttctcttctttctttggttTAGCTGCAAAAACTGGGTAGTTATCCCACATTGGATACCCAACGTTCATGCTGGGATACATGCCATCTGGCATTTCAGGTCTTCTGGGAAATTCCATGTGCCATGTATCTTCCAGCATGTCCTCATAGTCACGAAACCTATTTAAGTAACCAATCCAATATTTATCAAGGTAAAGTGATTTATCTCAGGTATTTTCATGTTGCAGAAAAGTTTAAGTTGGAAAACATGACTGACCAAACACTGGGTGGGGGAGGATATGCATCTGGAACCAAAAGCATTGGGAAGAACAAACCCATTGGAGGGACCTATTTAAGATACAGTAAGATTCAAATTTTGCCCACAAATTGATTCAGGACTAAAGCAACTATAATTCACTTTACGAGACACACGTTGAGAGCAGTTAATCTTGTCTTATGAGATCCAGCTGGCAAGTCATCTTCATAAGAATGAACTATACCAACAGCATCAAGTTCCCCCTCCTGTATAAAGGAAACTAAATAATTAGAAAACGTATAACCTGAGAACCAAGGTAAAGAACCCTTGTCCAAACACATTCTACACAATTTGGCCATCTATATTAGACACTCCATACAATTCAATCATTAACATATAGCATTTACAAGCACTCAATTAAAAGGATTAGCCTGACATATGTTCTATAGATGATTCACTGTGacctgaaattattttttttcctttttgcacTTTGAAACGCCACAATATATGCTAGATCTTAATGAGTACTTTGGATATGATTGGCTCATTACTCAttattaaaattcattttaaaataacataaagggtacaaaacaaacatatacaAAGGAAAGCCACCCACTGGATCAAAATTATTATGACCATAACATGTGTGTGTTGTCCTGTAGGTAAGTCTTCACAAGATTTAAACAGAACACAAATATTATACATACATAGATATCGTTCAACCCCACTAGAGTCGAGGGGCCACACAAAAATCTAGGCGGCATTGTACACCACACTCAACTGAAGGAATAACCTAGGTTAAGAGAATCATCACTAGTATGATAGTGTGATACTCATCTTTCCTCTCTTTGGGTTCTCTTGTCTAGAAACAATATTGCAATCCATCTAGACTGGTGAGAGCTCTGTATTAATTGGTTTTGCCTTTGCTCCATCCCCTATTTATCCCTTTCTGGTTTTTCAATAAGAAAGTTATTGTTTCCTATTAAGAAAAGGGCGAAGAGGAAAGGGGGGTAGGGGTGGGGTGGGGTGAATGTATGATAGATTATTTTCAAGAGCTTCCTCAATCATAACTCTAGCATCCCCTTCAATTGCTTGGTTCAGTATATTACCAAGCAATTGAAATAATCTAACTTTTCTCAGCAGGAGAGTTATATTTCTTTGCAACATGCCTAACCTCTTCGTAAGACCATCAAAATTTACCAAGTGAATGCACTTCTCTCATAtaacaaatattatttaaacACATCCCAGAGTAAGTTAAGAAATAACATACCACTCGAATGGTTTTCCATGGCATGATGTGGTAAAGACTCTACTAACTAGGATCCCAAACGTTAAAGAGAAACACTACAACAAACTCTATAGTGCCTGgcatacattttcttttacttgttAAAAGGGACCCATATGTGCATGCATGTAATTCATGTACTACTGGCATGAACCATGTAGCACAAAAAGAAGCTAGGCCAGATTATAGAAGATAAATTACATATAGGATAATCCATgacaaaataagaaagaagtaaaaagaaCTAACTTTAATCTCACAATAAGATTCTTTTAGCCTGTTAAGCATCAAGAGATCTATAGGCTTTGCGAACATGTCAGTACGAATTTGTGGCCATGTCTGATGATGTCGCTGAGTCCAAAGAAAGCATCTTGATATGTCCTGAACAAAAACACTCATCAATCAACTTCACCAGGAAAAAGTATACCAGCAAATGAAACTTATTAAATCAGCGACATATTAAAGAAGTTCTAAAAACTCcataaataataatagcaATTATGTAACATCCAAAATCTAGGTtagcagaaacagaaacaaacaatTCATTTATTCATGGAAGTTTAAAAGGTAGAGAAAGAGGTTACAAGATGAGAGTAAGTAACCCTGACGAAATTAAAAAGCCATGCAGTGGGACAAATAGGTGATGACAGAGTTAGTTCAGTGCTCATATGCTAAAACAACTGCTGATGCACCACCACATCGCGTAGAACAAGTTGAAGGAGCTTGAAAGACAGACCAATTGAAAATAATCAAACATGATATGAGTCAccataagaaaaaattaacttGAGACAGttatgaaaaggaaaagatgatAGATATATTCAAATTTGTATCACTGGCATAATAAATAGGGTGAAGTCATTTGTGCACAAAAGGTTGGGCATGCCGGCAGAGCTAAGATGAAAAGTAAGTATGATGAATCATGAAAAGAAAGGCTTACAGCTTTACATCATCAAGAAACAATTACTGATGGTGAACATATCCTATTAAACTGATAGTTAACATGGATGAAGGAGAGCTACAGAAACAAGGGTATAATATTTCTTTCATTGTTGTAGCTACTAGCTAGTCAAAACTTCAGTACATTTTAAAAGCAAAACTCACCTCTCCACCAAAAGGTAAAGTTTTCTCTGTAGTAGGTAAAGTTACTCCATCCTGGACAACAGAAGAGACGAGTGGTACATTATCATAAGTGGAAAAGACCAAATCTACCAATTTAGGTATAAATATAATACAGTCATGCTACTGATATACCgccaaaaaactaaaaaggaagttaattatgattttctttttgctgcATGATATACATCCAAAGAAAATATGGTTGGCAGTGACAGTGCAACATAAGTAGTTCCCTCAACACTCAAACCCACCCCAACCCCCACCccctccctgcaaaacagcacagaaagaaaaaggaggatGGCTGTAATGATAAAAGTTTCTGTGGAGAAACAATGTCAGTTGTTGAGGTGGTGAAATTGGTTTCTCCACCAATATAGGAATAAATGGTGAGGGAGGCAATTGTTAAATACAATTCCTGTTCTAGAACCGAGAGAAGAATGGATACATGGTGGTAGCAGCAATTGCAGTGGTAGTGTTATTGCTAGTTCCATTAGTGATGGACATATGGTGATCAAGGTGAGGATTTTGGTAAAACTTGTGATAGTGTTGATAATGGAGCTTAAGGAAGGCAAATGACGGCAATGTATTGGTGACCATGGTAATGATGCAGAATGcatattattagttttcctaattctacttggattagttttcctatctcttattagttaattagttttcctaattcttaAAGCTTCCTTCTTGTTAAAAGGAtctcttattagttaatttgctttcctatttcttaaagtttacttttccttttcctagtttaaaaagggttttgcctctataaatagagttgtTTGTAATCTTTTAAGGCAGACTTGATTAATGATAAATTTCCTTACTTTAAACTCTCGGATTCCTTCCCTTTCCCTTCGTCTCTTCGATCTCTAATTCTTCTCCTCGATCCcttatttcttctctgttctatTGCTCAAGCGTTTACTCTAAACTTGCGGGCTGTTTACTCTAAACCTACGGGCTGTTCTACATCAGGTAATGAGTAGTGCAAGAAAAACATTAGATAGCCTtttgtctttaaaataaacaaaaagaaatatttttgcttacacccaaaaaaaaaaaaaaaaggtaaaaatttAGGAAATACCTCCAGTTCAGTAACTAAGCATGCATTTTTTTCAAGTTGATTTTGAAAGAATGAAAAGATATGCAGTGACTCTATGGAATCATATATTTACACACATTTACAGTTGTTTTCTAGATGTTAAAAAGAAGCGCAAAGAAAGTATAGAATTGGCAGTTACCTCAACGCAAATAACTGATGTCACCTGAGCACCCATTTTAACCACACATGCTGTTGATAATCCATTCCCAAAAGCTGCAGCTAGACCTTCCTGAAGTAATCAACAGACAAAAAGATCatcatataaaaaagaaaaaccctgaCGATTAACTGGCACCAAACACCAATTTGCTGCAAATATAGGAAATCATCaatcaagaaagaaaactgTCAATAGCATTGAGAGCATATAGAAAAATCAAACTACAACTTTAATTGTGGCATATATTTCATATGGAAAGATGTAGCATCGCAAACACATTATATTCTAGGTAATAGCCATCAGCCCTTCTGTGataagaaaattatattttaatcaaatgcaaaaagcacaagttttggacatgaaacaatgcaatacacagatataagataaagataaattaTAATGAAAATGGTAGTTTcactttttccattttctttcgCTGAagtagttttagttttcttgaaaTAATTGCCTTCCATGTCAGTATCACATAgccaacaaataataaaacattGACCCAAGTTTAACAGTTGATACTCAATTCGTTTGATTCTTGTTAAAAGTTGACGCTTGCCacaaaacctaaatttaaattcatactgcaaaaattaaaagaaaaattcctcACCTGGTGTACCACTGCTGAGCTAAAGCGCAAGTCACGCAAGACTATAGACAACAATTCCTTTATTTCTGCTTGGAGAAAATAAcagaagggaaaagaaaataagtacAGTTTCCCAAGACAatgtttttatataatatagaGGATAATGACAGATCGGGTTCTTAATAACAGATTTATTGTAAATATATTGACGAGttccaacaaaagaaaaaaagaaaggtattACATAAAGTAGGAACtcacttttaaaaaagatCAGAATTAATTGTACtcacaaaaacagaaacactTCTAACAATCCTAAAAGACATAATGGacacaaattttgaaataaaagCAACTTATAGCCATGGAGGGTCTATGACTAAGaccaagaaattgaagaagaaggagtgATTTCTCAATCTAAAGAACTGACAGCAATTTGAAGTACCTCGACTATCAAATGTTTCTGGCACAACAAGCATAGCAGCATACATGTTTCTTTCACGTAGAGGAATGTGCAATTTCtctgtcaaaataaaatcccAAATAGCATGTACATCCTCAAGTACctaaagaaaaatgcaaaatatAAATGAGATTCAGTATTTCATGGATAATGGAACACAAAGTAATTTTATGCATTGAAGAACACATTACAGCATGAAGCTTAGATTAATACATTCTGTCAATCTATTATGATGATTCGTACATATGTTATCCAAAACTTCTCAGGTGATGATGTAATCAGACCCCGCATaaagttaaattttataatggtAACCTAATTAAAGTGCATTCATATCTCATGTTAAAAATCTAATAAAAACGGGAATTGTACCTGCTGCATGGGATAATGTTGTGAAATATTTAGGTGGCCTCTACGTATAGGACGGCGTAAGGTATATGGCGCCATGGGGGATATTTTTTGTGCTTCCTCACCGAAAATGAcctttttgtatttgtgtttGCTAGAACCAAGCTCCTCAGTATTTTCATCTTCAAGCTGGCCCAAGGCCTCACTAGCTGTTCCTTTGTTCTCTGAGCTTTCTGCATATATAATATCAAAAACAGATGATATGGATTGTAACAGAAAAACATCAGGTTAAATGCCAATACACAGAGCAAAGTACTTCAACCAGTCATGAGAATCAAGACAATTAGCGCGTGTTGTATAAGCACTCTTGTATTACCTAATGATGAAGACGAACTAGGGTCCTTTTCATATACATCTGTCCAATCAAATGCTGGTTCCTTTCTACTATTCTGTGGATTGTATCCATCAACGCGTCCCATCTGCACATCAGCTTCATCATTTCAATGACCAAAACACATCATCACCAAACATCAACATTGGTCTCTATAGTTTTTAGGTCACTAAAAAAGCTTtcattaaaatagaatatgtTAGAGATCCGTTCAGATCATCTTATTGTAAacaaaatgccaaaaaaatgaacatGCATAGCACACTATCTCTGTCAATTTGAGTATATACAGTGCTAATTTCACGCATAAAATAAATTCTATCAATGATCACACATACCTTGCGTGGGTAAGAATTGTTAGCAACCTCTTCATCCAGAAAAGGTATCTTCAAGAatgatgcaatcttgaaaatGCACAAACATTTAGGTTCAattcaaattccaaatatAAAGCTAATGGGTTAACGCATTAAAGGAAGCAGTGTACATATACTCACTGTATCATAAGCTTTTTCTCGCTCCATATACTGTGCGGTTGAAACTTGTGAATTGAGCAGctgaaacccaaaaacaataaTCATGACTAACCATACAAAGCAATAAATAAAACTGAAGTTAAGAAAGTATAAGAAACCTGGTCTTGGACATTTCTCCTGGGCACTTGTGTGGTATGCCTTGCAATGCAATGAGCAATATTAAGAGGGGTGTCCTGTGAAGCAAGGCCTATTCTGATATTTGCAGAACCTAACGTCCCCAACAACACAACAAAGGACCAAAATAAGTAACTAAAAGATTGAGTGGGGCAAGTGGGTTTTGTGTCTGCTTAGAAAAATTTGATGGGTTTGTGTTTATATTTCTAATGAAGCTGTAGGAAACTCAGAAACTAAATACCTGGCTTGATGACGACCAGGTTGGAGCCTCGCTCGGAGAGCAGTTGTGAAGGGACCACGGTTTTCAAGTAATCCTGGGAAATAGCACAAGCTTTGTGAATTAACAAACAATTTACAATTTGcatacaaagagagagagacagagagagagagagagagtgcgtGCGTGTTCTGGGTTCGTACCATGGAAACTGAAAGGAGTTGCTAGAACGAGAATGAGCTTGAAATCGCGGTTCGCctgcttgatttttcttctttttttgtttccgGTGTTTGTCTGAGAGACTCTCTGTGAGCCTgcgtttctctctctcttctttcttttcttgtctaGGACCCAATATGGGCTGCCAGGCCTGGTCAGTGACCcagttaattttattttttttcagaaataaaaatatttaatgtgAAAACAttaccttttttgttttttgtttttttgtttttttgttttttacacAAATGAGGCTTGGAATATAAACGCAGTAACTAGAGTGTATGAATAAACGCATCTAACTACTTGAGTTACAAGATTTTGCTATAAAAAACCTAATACACTCTTTACATGAATAGGACCAATATATTTTGCTAAGCTAATTTTCGATATCAAGCTCAAGTTTAAGTTAAGGTAAAGAATGGCACATTGCTGCTCTCAAATTTATTTCCTCATTTTTGGGAGAGGTTTGTAGCTGAAGTGGTTAAGAGTCGTTATCCTTGCACTTGAGAAGTGTGTCCAAATGCTCCCAACCTCAATATCCTTGTATAAAATGTtgttattgatacttcaaaaCAATTATCTTACACTcttatcttatttttgttttgttttataaatctCATTTTATTGATGCAATTTCACTAGAGGTTCTCTTAAAAGATGGAGATTTGAACAAGATATAGAAAGTAATGCATGATCCAATAAACTAGtataacttttattttttaagaaaaaaagaaggtaaacGTTGAAAGGCTACCCACACAAATCAAAagtaacttttatttttctcttttattcctTAGGGAGCATCATCTATCtcttaaaaggaaaatactttGGTTCATTGCCGGTAAGAGCCACTCTTCATCCCTGACAAATCAAATCTGTTTTGCACGCACATATAATGTGGATTGCATGTAATGAGCCAAGTAGTGTACTTACAAACTGGGAATTTTCAGGTTTCATAACTGAAGGCTCGGTTGTTTGGAAACAACAATCACTTTCCCTAGAAGTGTGCAATTACGATCAAGAAAATCttaatttcatttagtaaAAGTAGATATAATGACTTATCAGCGAAGAACAAAAGGCCACAACAACCAATTCATGTGTTGAAGTAACAGTATATCTCACCCCAGAACAGGGAATAATCAAAGTTATGGATCCTAAAAAGGAACATTGGAAAAAATTACAAGAGCACTGATAAGTAGCTTAACATCCCCCGTCGTAATGATGCTGAGCAGCAGCCACTTCAAGAAGCTAAAATTTAGACCCTTTTTGAAAATCTATTACTCCCTCGATGTACTTCTAAccggttttggtttttggggcCTTCTTTTTGAGTTGCCTCTTTGGAATTGAGTTCTTCATCCCTACAAAGAAAAGCAGTGCACCAAAAAGTGCTGCGTGCTGCAAACGAAATTACAATCTCATCAAATTACGCTCTAAACTACATGGATGAAAAACATATCAAGCAATAAGCAAGTGTATAAAATATACAAACCTGCAAGAAATCATTCAGGAGTATGCCAAATTTGGTGTTGTCAGGACTGTAGTTGTAGAAGTCATAGATAAGTGGAGTGGTAAACGCCAATTGTAGAAGCTGCAACAGAAACATTACATGTGTCAGGAATATACGGTAACCAACAACTGAAACACAAATTTGATCACCACTTCTTTACATTTCAAAAGCAATTGATCAAAAACCTAGAAGAAAGGAATCCTAACCAGGAGAGAAGCTCCAAAAGAACTGTTAAGTATGAATAAAATGCCTCCAACCCCTTTTAGAGCTACCGTAGCAGCAGCTAAATGTTTAACCTGTAAAAGATATTCCCATGTCAAAAGCCAACCTACCGCATGAGCAACATGAACATAGGATAGAATCAAGAAACTGcatataaagaaataaagagacTTACATCTATATGTGGTAGTTCAATCCTTAGTTTCGAAGACAGATTTTTCTTGAATACATCAAATTTGGGAACCAAGTCCTTGGCAGCAGGTCCACCATCAACACCAAATTCATTGAACCTGAATATACAGATGTTACATCAACACAAATGAATACAATATCGTTTTAAACACACCAAAGGGTAACAGACTATTTACAATATAAGCAATAAGCTACAAGACATGCACAATCTTGAAAGATGGCACACAAACGGATGTTACAGAGCAAAGCAACAGGAGATAATAAACCTTTTACAATATTAATGATCACTACaaccattaaacagaaaaaaatggaaaccaggtttttaaattaaatttatcaCCCAAAGTGTTCATCCATGCTCTAAATAGAAATTGTTTCATCCAAAACGAACTAAAGAGACTGCCAAACTAGATCCCACCTATACACACGTGGATGTTTTTGACATTAACAGACGCTTGAATTACACATTTCAAATAAACTAGCatttaggaaaaagaaaagaaaaaaattcttcaCAAGTATCTAAATAATTAGACCATAACGTTgtacgtcgaaagaaaaattcaaagttcCATAAACAAGGACCAGACAAGGAATAGACAACCACCACCCTTTTAAGATACGCGAATAAGTTCACTTTGTGTCGGAAAAAGTTATTCTCAACCCAGCATATTAAAACACTCAAAAGATCATTAGATCTTCACAATTCAGCAAGCATCTGACTTTAGAAGTGCCATGACCAATTGAAACAGCAGAG
This window encodes:
- the LOC18792413 gene encoding actin-related protein 9, yielding MDYLKTVVPSQLLSERGSNLVVIKPGSANIRIGLASQDTPLNIAHCIARHTTQVPRRNVQDQLLNSQVSTAQYMEREKAYDTIASFLKIPFLDEEVANNSYPRKMGRVDGYNPQNSRKEPAFDWTDVYEKDPSSSSSLESSENKGTASEALGQLEDENTEELGSSKHKYKKVIFGEEAQKISPMAPYTLRRPIRRGHLNISQHYPMQQVLEDVHAIWDFILTEKLHIPLRERNMYAAMLVVPETFDSREIKELLSIVLRDLRFSSAVVHQEGLAAAFGNGLSTACVVKMGAQVTSVICVEDGVTLPTTEKTLPFGGEDISRCFLWTQRHHQTWPQIRTDMFAKPIDLLMLNRLKESYCEIKEGELDAVGIVHSYEDDLPAGSHKTRLTALNVPPMGLFFPMLLVPDAYPPPPSVWFRDYEDMLEDTWHMEFPRRPEMPDGMYPSMNVGYPMWDNYPVFAAKPKKEEKVGLAEAITSSILSTGRIDLQRKLFCSIQLVGGVALTRGLVPAVEERVLHTIPSNEAIDTVEVLQPRANPTFVSWKGGAILGILDFGRDAWIHRDDWIRNGIHIGSGRKYKDSYFLQAQAMCYINS
- the LOC18792000 gene encoding uncharacterized protein LOC18792000, which encodes MGFVSFLGRVLFASIFILSAWQAFNEFGVDGGPAAKDLVPKFDVFKKNLSSKLRIELPHIDVKHLAAATVALKGVGGILFILNSSFGASLLLLQLAFTTPLIYDFYNYSPDNTKFGILLNDFLQHAALFGALLFFVGMKNSIPKRQLKKKAPKTKTG